In Paenibacillus phoenicis, one genomic interval encodes:
- a CDS encoding aminoglycoside N(3)-acetyltransferase — protein MEEIQGELYTVETMQADLRALGVKEGVTLLVHSSFKALGKWVCGGPAAVVLALEAALGEQGTLVMPTHSSDLGDPARWQNPPVPQAWWDTIREQMPAYDPDLTPLWYMGVIPDTFRRQKGTIRSGHPQVSFAARGREALKITADHGLEFGLGERSPLARIYELRGEVLLLGVGHENNTSIHLAECRANYPGKQTYTAKAPLLVNGERRWVEFTELEYDSEDFERLGADFARDTGLVKQGQVAGATALLMPQRELVDYAVGWLERHRVS, from the coding sequence ATGGAGGAAATTCAAGGGGAATTGTACACGGTGGAGACGATGCAGGCGGATTTGAGGGCTCTAGGCGTGAAGGAAGGAGTTACGCTGCTCGTCCATTCCTCGTTTAAAGCGTTAGGAAAGTGGGTGTGCGGCGGTCCTGCGGCGGTCGTCCTTGCTTTGGAGGCGGCGCTGGGCGAGCAAGGCACCTTGGTGATGCCAACCCATTCGAGCGACCTTGGGGATCCGGCCCGCTGGCAGAATCCGCCGGTGCCTCAGGCGTGGTGGGATACGATTCGCGAGCAGATGCCGGCCTACGATCCTGACCTGACCCCGCTATGGTATATGGGCGTCATCCCAGACACGTTTCGCCGGCAGAAGGGCACGATTCGCAGCGGTCATCCGCAGGTGTCGTTTGCAGCCAGAGGCCGAGAGGCCCTGAAGATCACGGCAGATCACGGCTTGGAGTTCGGGCTGGGTGAGCGCTCGCCGCTCGCGCGGATTTACGAGCTGCGCGGAGAGGTTTTGCTGCTTGGAGTAGGGCACGAGAACAATACGTCGATCCATTTGGCGGAGTGCCGGGCGAACTATCCAGGGAAGCAGACCTACACGGCCAAGGCGCCGTTGCTGGTGAATGGGGAAAGACGTTGGGTAGAGTTTACCGAGCTGGAGTACGATTCAGAGGATTTTGAGCGGCTGGGCGCCGACTTTGCGCGGGACACCGGGTTGGTGAAGCAGGGACAAGTAGCCGGGGCCACCGCGCTGCTGATGCCCCAACGGGAATTGGTAGATTATGCGGTAGGATGGTTGGAGCGCCACCGGGTTTCATAG
- a CDS encoding rhodanese-like domain-containing protein: MPQMIGGISHIDKDELHALLQDPANETIVIDVREPFEYEAGHIPGIPLIPMGEIPDRLDELDPKQEYVFVCRSGSRSYEVARYLQAQGFERVHNFLGGMLGWDLEVEYGFDEDASR; encoded by the coding sequence ATGCCCCAAATGATCGGAGGCATCTCCCATATCGATAAGGACGAACTGCACGCCTTGCTTCAGGATCCCGCCAACGAAACGATCGTAATCGACGTGCGCGAGCCGTTTGAATACGAAGCCGGTCATATTCCCGGGATTCCATTAATCCCAATGGGTGAAATTCCGGACCGGCTGGATGAGCTCGATCCGAAGCAGGAATATGTGTTTGTGTGCCGCAGCGGTTCACGCAGCTACGAGGTAGCTCGTTACTTGCAGGCGCAGGGCTTTGAACGGGTTCACAATTTTCTGGGCGGGATGCTTGGTTGGGACCTTGAGGTCGAGTACGGATTCGACGAGGATGCATCACGTTAA
- the cysK gene encoding cysteine synthase A, translated as MNRKTVRNVTDLIGETPVVKLNRLVSPQDADVYVKLEFANPSGSVKDRAAAHMLRTAEQAGLLTPGATIIEPTSGNTGIGLAMNAAAKGYRIILVMPDNMTKERIRLLQAYGAEVVLTPAAQRMPGAIAKAKELLAQIPGSFMPQQFQNPANPEIHRLTTGPEIVQQMEGRLDGFVATAGTGGTITGTGEYLRSKIPNLHITVVEPQGSPVLSGGEPGPHKLVGTSPGFIPPVLNTAIYDEIVQVSDEDALETTRRLAAREGILVGPSSGASVWAGIQLARRLGPGKRVLCIAPDTGERYLSMGIFNEPTGAEG; from the coding sequence ATGAATCGTAAAACGGTCCGTAACGTCACCGACTTGATCGGCGAGACTCCGGTCGTCAAATTAAACCGGCTCGTCTCACCGCAGGATGCGGACGTATACGTCAAGCTGGAGTTTGCCAATCCAAGCGGAAGCGTCAAGGACCGGGCGGCTGCCCACATGCTCAGGACGGCCGAACAAGCAGGTCTGCTCACTCCCGGCGCCACGATCATCGAGCCGACCAGCGGGAATACAGGCATTGGGCTGGCTATGAACGCCGCAGCCAAAGGGTATCGGATCATTCTGGTCATGCCGGACAACATGACGAAGGAACGGATTCGCCTGCTGCAGGCTTACGGAGCTGAAGTCGTGTTGACGCCTGCAGCGCAGCGGATGCCCGGTGCGATCGCCAAAGCCAAAGAACTGCTGGCCCAAATCCCCGGCAGCTTTATGCCGCAGCAGTTCCAGAACCCTGCGAATCCGGAAATTCACCGGCTTACCACCGGGCCGGAGATCGTGCAGCAAATGGAAGGCCGGCTCGACGGGTTTGTCGCAACGGCTGGCACGGGCGGCACGATTACCGGGACCGGGGAATATTTGCGAAGTAAGATCCCAAACCTCCATATCACCGTTGTTGAGCCGCAAGGCTCGCCAGTGCTGTCCGGCGGAGAGCCGGGGCCGCACAAGCTGGTGGGAACCAGCCCCGGGTTTATCCCGCCGGTGCTGAATACCGCCATCTATGACGAGATCGTCCAAGTCAGCGATGAAGATGCACTGGAGACGACGCGGCGCTTGGCCGCTCGCGAGGGCATCTTAGTTGGGCCGTCGTCCGGAGCTTCGGTGTGGGCGGGGATCCAATTAGCCAGACGGTTAGGCCCTGGCAAACGCGTATTATGCATCGCACCGGATACCGGGGAGAGATACTTGAGCATGGGGATTTTTAACGAGCCGACAGGCGCCGAAGGTTAA
- a CDS encoding ABC-F family ATP-binding cassette domain-containing protein: MLLQASNITKLYGVTPVLEGINLQVLERDRIGLVGVNGAGKSTFLQILAGELSYDGGQIFKAKETTIGYLAQNSGLQSDRTIWEEMLAVFAPLIETERELRRMEEQIADPELARDEKAHQELLDRYALKSDWFKDHGGYEMETRIRMVLHGMGFGDFAPDTPIATLSGGQKTRLALARILLQAPDLLMLDEPTNHLDIETLTWLEDYLRNYSGALLVVSHDRYFLDRLVTAIVEIERHQSRRYTGNYSRYIELKAAEYESQLKQYEKQQDEIARMEAFIQKNIVRASTTKRAQSRRKALEKMEILDRPLGDPKRASFSFEAEVMTGKEVLHVNGLSYAFADKSKPLFQNVNFDLYRGETVALIGPNGIGKSTLLKILTGELQPTDGTITWGAKVKIGYYDQEQTHLNPANTVLEEVWGAFPHIEEARIRSVLGNFLFSGDDVLKKVAALSGGEKARVALAKLMLLKANVLILDEPTNHLDLFSKEVLESALIEYDGTLLFISHDRYFLNKMAERIVELHPNGAEHFLGNYDDYLAKKQELAELAADQTNAGTAKASVNSAQKQAEPEAPAAKSGAASYEADKQAKREERNRQRRIEQLEALISKLEEEIAELENELALPEVYQDYTAVQERQDGIDRRKEQLSSAYEEWEALAEG; this comes from the coding sequence ATGCTGCTTCAAGCTTCGAACATTACGAAATTGTACGGCGTGACCCCCGTGCTGGAAGGCATTAATCTGCAGGTGCTCGAACGGGACCGGATCGGTCTCGTAGGCGTCAACGGCGCGGGCAAATCGACGTTTCTGCAAATTTTGGCGGGCGAACTCTCTTATGACGGAGGACAAATTTTCAAAGCCAAAGAGACAACGATCGGGTACTTGGCGCAAAACAGCGGATTGCAATCGGACCGCACCATCTGGGAAGAGATGCTGGCCGTGTTCGCCCCGCTGATCGAAACGGAACGCGAGCTGCGCCGGATGGAGGAGCAGATTGCCGATCCGGAACTGGCCCGGGATGAGAAAGCGCACCAGGAATTGCTCGACCGCTATGCGCTGAAATCCGATTGGTTCAAAGACCACGGCGGCTATGAAATGGAAACCCGCATCCGGATGGTGCTGCACGGCATGGGATTTGGCGATTTTGCGCCGGACACCCCTATCGCAACGTTAAGCGGCGGGCAGAAGACCCGGCTCGCTCTTGCCCGGATTTTGCTCCAAGCTCCTGACCTGCTAATGCTGGACGAACCAACCAACCATCTCGATATCGAAACGTTAACCTGGCTCGAGGATTATTTGCGCAATTATTCCGGCGCCCTGCTGGTCGTTTCGCATGACCGCTATTTCTTAGACCGGCTTGTCACGGCTATCGTAGAGATTGAACGCCATCAATCGCGCCGCTACACGGGCAACTACAGCCGGTATATCGAGTTGAAGGCGGCGGAATACGAAAGCCAGCTGAAGCAATATGAGAAACAGCAGGATGAAATCGCCCGGATGGAGGCATTTATTCAGAAGAACATCGTTCGGGCTTCCACAACGAAGCGGGCGCAAAGCCGGCGCAAAGCGTTGGAGAAGATGGAAATCCTGGACCGACCGCTCGGCGATCCGAAACGCGCAAGCTTCTCCTTCGAGGCCGAAGTGATGACCGGCAAGGAAGTGCTGCACGTCAACGGCCTGTCCTACGCGTTTGCGGACAAATCCAAACCGTTATTCCAAAACGTTAACTTCGACCTGTACCGCGGTGAAACGGTTGCCTTGATCGGACCTAACGGGATCGGGAAGTCGACTTTACTGAAAATCCTGACCGGCGAGTTGCAGCCAACGGATGGGACCATCACCTGGGGAGCTAAGGTCAAGATCGGTTATTACGACCAAGAGCAAACGCATCTGAACCCGGCCAACACCGTGCTGGAGGAAGTGTGGGGCGCATTTCCCCACATCGAAGAAGCCCGGATTCGCAGCGTACTGGGCAATTTCCTGTTCAGCGGCGACGACGTGCTCAAGAAGGTAGCGGCGTTAAGCGGCGGTGAGAAAGCTCGGGTTGCGCTGGCCAAGCTGATGCTGTTAAAGGCCAACGTGCTGATCCTGGACGAACCGACCAACCATTTGGACCTATTCAGTAAGGAAGTGCTGGAGTCCGCATTAATCGAATACGACGGGACGCTGCTGTTCATTTCCCATGACCGTTACTTCCTGAACAAGATGGCCGAGCGGATTGTCGAACTGCATCCGAACGGTGCAGAACATTTCCTGGGTAATTATGATGATTATTTGGCAAAAAAACAGGAGCTTGCCGAACTCGCCGCCGATCAGACGAACGCCGGGACCGCGAAAGCATCCGTAAATTCCGCTCAAAAACAAGCCGAGCCGGAGGCACCTGCCGCCAAGTCCGGCGCCGCTTCCTATGAAGCCGATAAGCAGGCCAAACGGGAGGAGCGAAACCGCCAACGCCGCATCGAGCAGCTGGAGGCGCTGATCTCCAAGCTGGAGGAAGAAATCGCCGAGCTCGAAAACGAACTGGCCCTCCCCGAGGTGTATCAGGATTATACGGCGGTTCAAGAACGGCAAGACGGGATCGACCGTAGGAAAGAACAGCTCTCCTCCGCCTATGAAGAATGGGAAGCGCTGGCCGAGGGGTAA